Proteins from one Chitinophaga oryzae genomic window:
- a CDS encoding RagB/SusD family nutrient uptake outer membrane protein, with product MKRYIFLLLLTAYCLTACQKDFLNKGPLDKFTDEVIWKDSSLVNLYVANIYSGIISEYDRAGGALTMSYTDEGEANRPYLECQLVNFAQYNSATAVFSEVWTDNYTSIRKCNTLLEQLQSAPFSAALQQRMRGEAHFLRAFFYMDIYAHFGAFPIIEKALGLNDELAIPRATAKECVNFILKDLETAATLLPAKYSDPAQTGRATQGACYALKCRLLLNELDYPRAAAAAKQVMDLNQYKLFPDFKSMFQPGNDNNVEVIFDKQFGSLQSKQKHDLNDYEYPRNFTGFASGVNDPTQNIVDAFLMKDGKPWNESPYYNPEHPYDNRDPRLYSSVLYDGMLFRGEILDLQKGSAANPAERGTQTGYYLKKFLDTTYDLKNISNPNLNNAVIIRLGEIYLNYAECQLKMGNTEEARTYVNLLRVRAGMPTIAAGEMTWEKYERERTVELAFEGQRWADIRRWNKGPQIIGQPVYGMVISVVNGKRTYTRTKIEDRVFVAPKMYLFPIPIDVLNKYPAGKELKQNPEWD from the coding sequence ATGAAAAGATATATATTTCTCCTTTTGCTCACCGCCTACTGCCTGACGGCCTGCCAGAAGGATTTTCTGAACAAAGGGCCACTGGACAAGTTCACCGATGAAGTCATCTGGAAAGACAGCAGCCTGGTGAACCTCTATGTTGCCAATATCTACTCCGGTATTATTTCCGAATATGACAGGGCCGGCGGCGCCCTGACAATGAGCTATACTGACGAGGGCGAAGCCAACCGGCCATACCTGGAATGCCAGCTGGTCAACTTTGCGCAATACAACTCCGCTACCGCTGTGTTTTCCGAAGTATGGACAGACAACTACACCAGCATCCGTAAGTGCAACACGCTGCTGGAGCAACTACAGTCAGCACCGTTCAGCGCCGCATTGCAGCAGCGGATGCGCGGGGAAGCTCACTTCCTCCGGGCATTCTTTTATATGGACATCTATGCGCACTTTGGTGCGTTCCCCATTATCGAAAAAGCACTGGGACTGAATGATGAACTGGCCATTCCACGCGCTACCGCCAAAGAATGTGTGAACTTCATCCTGAAAGACCTGGAAACAGCCGCCACTCTCCTTCCCGCCAAATATTCCGATCCGGCACAGACAGGCCGCGCCACACAAGGCGCCTGCTATGCCCTGAAATGCCGGCTGTTGCTCAATGAACTGGACTACCCGCGCGCTGCCGCCGCTGCCAAACAAGTGATGGACCTGAATCAGTACAAACTCTTCCCTGATTTCAAATCCATGTTCCAGCCGGGCAACGACAATAATGTTGAGGTCATTTTCGACAAACAGTTTGGCAGCCTGCAAAGCAAACAAAAACACGATCTGAACGATTATGAATATCCGCGCAACTTCACCGGCTTCGCCAGCGGCGTTAATGATCCGACCCAGAACATCGTGGATGCGTTCCTGATGAAAGACGGCAAGCCCTGGAACGAGTCTCCGTACTACAATCCGGAGCACCCTTACGATAACCGCGACCCCCGCCTTTACAGCAGCGTATTGTACGACGGTATGCTGTTCCGCGGAGAGATACTGGACCTGCAGAAAGGCAGCGCCGCTAATCCTGCCGAGCGTGGCACGCAGACGGGCTACTATCTCAAAAAATTCCTGGACACCACTTACGATCTGAAGAACATTTCCAATCCCAACCTGAACAATGCCGTTATCATACGGCTGGGTGAAATATATCTCAACTATGCAGAGTGCCAGCTGAAAATGGGCAATACAGAAGAGGCCCGTACCTACGTGAACCTGCTCAGGGTGCGCGCCGGTATGCCGACGATCGCTGCCGGAGAAATGACCTGGGAGAAATACGAGCGCGAAAGAACGGTGGAACTGGCCTTTGAAGGACAACGCTGGGCCGATATACGCCGCTGGAACAAAGGCCCGCAGATCATCGGTCAACCGGTGTATGGCATGGTCATCAGTGTTGTCAACGGCAAGCGGACCTATACCCGTACGAAAATAGAAGACAGGGTATTTGTGGCGCCGAAGATGTACCTGTTCCCCATTCCGATAGATGTGCTCAATAAGTACCCGGCAGGAAAAGAGTTGAAGCAAAACCCGGAATGGGATTAA
- a CDS encoding TlpA family protein disulfide reductase — MKKITTSARILLLLTTLSTGAYAQQKTVVIKGTVIGDTRGYNRMDMYSRNPDRYDSMNVVNNTFSGEVPFEAPYRLLFASLHDSKVRGGYAPQAILIDKPGTYRVVATIDSNGTHYSSVDGAAQQVYAAFSAEQDKAWEAIEKTMKQKYGADVMKSLYGKNPNAAAAADMETMEKAATAKLLQRHVSRNPRSYASVVILQRNSRSLDNKTLIALYEKLTPGIKALREGEAIKTEIAARKLSVNGATPADFTLKNEVEKAVKLSDYRGKYLLIDFWASWCGPCRASFPHMRELYAQYKDKNFEILSISTDRDKAAWLKAVKEENNPWPQAHDAKSEVSKNTFNVQVLPTLFLLDPKGKIIAQKLEGSELDKKLKELMP; from the coding sequence ATGAAAAAAATAACAACAAGCGCCCGCATCCTGCTGCTGCTCACCACCTTAAGCACAGGGGCCTATGCACAACAAAAGACCGTTGTCATTAAAGGTACTGTGATCGGTGACACCCGCGGCTACAACCGCATGGATATGTACTCCCGTAATCCGGACCGCTACGACTCCATGAATGTGGTCAACAATACCTTCTCAGGAGAAGTACCTTTTGAAGCACCTTACCGCCTGCTGTTTGCTTCACTCCATGATTCAAAAGTAAGGGGCGGTTACGCACCACAGGCAATATTGATCGACAAACCCGGCACTTACCGTGTGGTAGCTACGATAGACAGCAACGGCACCCATTATTCCTCTGTGGACGGCGCCGCACAACAGGTGTACGCCGCCTTCTCTGCCGAACAGGATAAAGCCTGGGAAGCCATCGAAAAGACCATGAAGCAGAAATACGGTGCAGATGTAATGAAGAGCCTTTACGGTAAAAATCCCAATGCTGCCGCAGCCGCTGACATGGAGACCATGGAAAAAGCCGCCACCGCTAAACTGCTACAACGCCATGTAAGCAGGAACCCGAGATCTTATGCTTCCGTAGTCATCCTGCAACGCAACAGCCGTTCCCTGGACAACAAAACACTGATTGCATTGTACGAAAAGCTTACGCCTGGTATCAAAGCACTGCGGGAAGGTGAAGCCATTAAAACAGAAATCGCTGCCCGTAAACTTAGCGTCAACGGCGCCACACCGGCCGACTTTACGCTGAAGAACGAAGTGGAAAAAGCAGTGAAACTCTCCGACTACCGGGGCAAATACCTGCTGATCGATTTCTGGGCCAGCTGGTGTGGTCCCTGTCGCGCATCTTTCCCACACATGCGTGAACTGTATGCACAGTACAAAGACAAAAATTTCGAGATCCTCAGCATCTCTACCGACCGTGACAAAGCCGCATGGCTTAAAGCGGTAAAAGAGGAAAACAATCCCTGGCCGCAAGCCCATGACGCTAAAAGCGAGGTATCCAAAAACACGTTCAATGTGCAGGTGTTGCCAACGTTGTTCCTCCTCGATCCGAAAGGAAAGATCATTGCTCAAAAACTCGAAGGCAGCGAGCTCGATAAAAAATTGAAAGAGCTGATGCCGTAA
- a CDS encoding MFS transporter yields MSKGNRIFRAWAPEWLIRLTIFLVLFPTVMLFALSTANISAATGFYGVEPADMQFSMLLYYAALAGFTPLERRFFSRVSTKEYFLICLVLQVLISYACYRTRTLPVLFACRFLQGMVNCGVTSICLTLLFGRLKSEHARETGYTIFYSMILCSASLTSLVTAPLVDNYEYNVLYKMIIYTFVPGGILLLLLMNKVHLVRKTPLYQLDWASFFLYSPMLILIAYVVTYGQQYYWLQDDTIVWSLICIVFLAVVFVTRQLVRKRPFIHQEVFRSRAFVFGIFLLGMLYLIRGAFSVTTTYFSTVLGMDPINLYELLIYNIIGIVIGAVASARLVIKKRPLQFIWLAGFSLLLLFHGAMYFLFASEADMNTFIIPLLLQGMGAGMVFTPILLFIISSVPEALSQSAAAVGVFIRFAFFGISTALINYFSLFYSGTHALRLTDHASRADNDLEERLKLYQSALHARGMEPGMATRAATRLLDKAVNKQAFLKYAMDYNELVVMLILGLMLLIVMAPFINRTIIDVKAKQPAAATF; encoded by the coding sequence ATGAGTAAAGGTAACCGTATATTCAGAGCCTGGGCGCCGGAATGGCTTATCCGGCTGACGATTTTCCTCGTCCTGTTTCCAACTGTCATGCTGTTTGCGCTGTCAACGGCCAATATCAGCGCGGCGACGGGGTTCTATGGAGTAGAGCCGGCGGACATGCAGTTCTCTATGTTATTGTACTATGCAGCACTGGCTGGTTTTACTCCCCTGGAACGCCGTTTCTTCAGCCGTGTTTCCACCAAAGAGTACTTCCTGATATGCCTCGTGCTCCAGGTGCTGATCAGCTACGCCTGCTACCGTACCCGCACGCTGCCGGTACTCTTCGCCTGCCGGTTTCTCCAGGGGATGGTCAACTGCGGCGTTACAAGCATCTGCCTGACATTGCTCTTCGGAAGGTTAAAATCAGAACATGCGCGGGAAACAGGGTACACCATCTTTTATTCCATGATCCTGTGTTCGGCTTCGCTCACCTCCCTGGTGACAGCCCCGCTGGTAGATAACTACGAGTACAACGTTCTATATAAGATGATCATCTACACTTTTGTGCCCGGCGGGATACTGTTACTGCTGCTGATGAACAAAGTGCACCTGGTAAGAAAAACGCCGTTGTACCAGCTGGACTGGGCCAGCTTTTTCCTGTACAGCCCTATGCTGATCCTGATCGCTTATGTGGTCACCTACGGGCAGCAATACTATTGGCTGCAGGATGACACCATCGTATGGAGCCTTATCTGCATTGTATTCCTGGCGGTAGTGTTTGTGACGCGGCAGCTGGTCCGTAAGCGCCCGTTTATACACCAGGAGGTTTTTCGGTCAAGGGCTTTCGTGTTCGGTATTTTCCTGCTTGGGATGTTGTATTTAATACGAGGCGCTTTCTCTGTTACCACCACCTATTTTTCTACGGTACTGGGGATGGACCCGATCAACCTCTATGAGCTGCTGATCTATAATATTATCGGGATCGTTATAGGTGCGGTGGCTTCTGCGCGGCTGGTCATTAAAAAACGTCCGCTTCAGTTTATCTGGCTGGCGGGTTTTTCCCTGTTGTTATTATTTCATGGCGCAATGTACTTTTTGTTTGCCTCGGAAGCAGACATGAATACCTTTATTATACCGTTGCTGTTGCAAGGCATGGGCGCCGGCATGGTGTTTACGCCAATACTGCTGTTTATTATTTCCTCCGTACCGGAAGCCCTGAGCCAGTCAGCCGCGGCGGTCGGCGTATTTATCCGTTTCGCATTTTTCGGTATCAGTACGGCACTGATAAACTATTTTTCCCTGTTCTATTCCGGCACGCATGCGCTGCGGTTGACCGACCATGCCTCGCGGGCGGACAACGACCTGGAGGAACGGTTGAAGTTGTACCAGTCGGCCCTGCATGCCAGGGGGATGGAACCGGGTATGGCTACCCGGGCAGCTACCCGTTTGCTGGACAAGGCGGTAAATAAACAAGCCTTTCTGAAATATGCGATGGACTATAATGAGCTGGTCGTAATGTTGATCCTGGGATTGATGTTGCTGATTGTTATGGCGCCGTTTATTAATCGTACTATCATTGACGTTAAGGCCAAGCAGCCCGCTGCTGCTACGTTCTAG
- a CDS encoding HlyD family secretion protein — translation MSNTHTNTNTNKTDRIISKITTVVASIVVICLAIWGVRTLLRQWKYEETNDAQVDEYINPVVARVTGYVESIRYEENQEVKKGDTLVVIDNSEYAAQQQEAGAALLNAKAQVSVVQSGVTTSSETAKVYQSQIAAAKAKLHNQEQEYDRYKKLYDAESATRQQLEKVEAALAVARSEYNTAIDAYNASLARINDARVQQSALEAEIKRREAVVKNRDLTVSYTVITAPYDGKMGRRTIQPGQLIQAGQTLAYIVDWEAGKWVVANFKETQIRHMFIGETAGIAVDAFPGKTFTGKIESLSGATGSRFSLLPPDNATGNFVKIAQRIPVRIRLNGSPEELKALSAGMSVNVSVSKARR, via the coding sequence ATGAGCAACACACACACGAACACGAATACGAACAAAACAGACAGGATTATATCGAAGATCACCACCGTGGTTGCCTCCATCGTGGTAATATGTCTCGCCATATGGGGCGTAAGGACACTGTTGCGCCAATGGAAATATGAAGAGACCAACGACGCCCAGGTCGATGAATATATCAACCCCGTGGTAGCCCGGGTCACCGGTTATGTGGAATCCATCCGCTATGAAGAAAACCAGGAGGTGAAGAAAGGCGACACCCTGGTGGTGATAGACAATAGCGAATATGCCGCCCAGCAACAGGAAGCCGGTGCGGCGCTGCTCAATGCAAAAGCACAGGTGAGTGTTGTTCAAAGCGGAGTCACCACTTCCTCGGAAACGGCTAAAGTATACCAGTCCCAGATAGCCGCGGCTAAAGCAAAGCTGCACAACCAGGAACAGGAATATGACCGCTATAAAAAACTCTACGACGCCGAATCGGCCACCAGGCAACAGCTGGAAAAAGTGGAAGCAGCGCTGGCTGTGGCCCGTTCCGAATACAATACGGCTATAGATGCCTATAATGCATCTCTGGCCAGGATCAACGACGCCCGCGTTCAACAAAGCGCGCTGGAAGCCGAAATCAAAAGAAGGGAGGCGGTCGTGAAAAACAGGGACCTCACCGTATCCTATACAGTGATCACCGCGCCGTATGACGGCAAAATGGGACGCCGCACCATACAGCCCGGTCAACTGATACAGGCCGGCCAGACGCTGGCCTACATCGTGGATTGGGAAGCGGGGAAGTGGGTGGTCGCTAATTTTAAAGAGACGCAAATCCGCCACATGTTTATCGGGGAAACGGCCGGCATCGCTGTAGACGCTTTCCCGGGAAAGACGTTCACCGGTAAAATAGAATCCCTGTCCGGCGCCACCGGCAGCCGGTTTTCATTGTTGCCGCCTGATAATGCTACCGGTAACTTTGTGAAGATCGCCCAGCGTATTCCCGTACGGATACGGCTAAACGGTAGCCCGGAAGAACTAAAGGCGCTTTCGGCAGGCATGAGTGTAAACGTATCTGTATCTAAAGCCCGCCGGTGA
- a CDS encoding TolC family protein, which yields MQQLRVAGAQQQVKAARDERLPEIKASGSYSRVSNLPMYEKGIFNAPTQFPVVHQSYSAGADAYLNVYNGGKTSREIIIKQTESELAAEQRNMTNAEIKYKAAAYYLDIYRYRMYEKVMLQDIRDREKELEEIRQLLKNGVVLKSDVLRAELKLSRQKMTLLEIRNSLIIANQRLNIMIGQPDSIDNHLAMDTLAMAAVPDKDYNGYLAEAYEHAFAFKISEKETALSELRLKAVKSNILPKVGLFAEYSYAYPQILFYPYAISLYGLGQVGVKAGLPISALYQNKHKKEAAKIDLERQEIEHADTKDKVREEVRAGYLRYTEALERIRVAQENILQAQENFRIVNNTYFNQLSLLTDLLDAETQLLQSRFDLTSAEVTAQLQYYQLLKATGNL from the coding sequence ATGCAACAGCTGCGGGTGGCTGGCGCACAGCAGCAGGTAAAAGCTGCCAGGGACGAGCGGCTGCCGGAGATAAAGGCCAGCGGCTCCTATTCCAGGGTGTCCAACCTGCCCATGTATGAAAAAGGCATATTCAACGCGCCCACACAGTTCCCGGTCGTGCACCAGTCATATTCCGCAGGCGCCGACGCTTATCTCAATGTATACAACGGCGGAAAAACATCCCGCGAAATCATCATTAAACAAACGGAGAGCGAGCTGGCAGCTGAACAGCGGAACATGACCAACGCCGAAATAAAATACAAAGCGGCGGCATACTACCTCGATATATACCGGTACCGGATGTACGAAAAAGTTATGTTGCAGGATATCCGTGACCGGGAGAAAGAACTGGAAGAGATCAGACAGCTCCTGAAGAATGGCGTAGTACTGAAAAGCGATGTGCTGCGGGCTGAACTGAAACTCTCCAGACAGAAAATGACCCTGCTGGAGATCAGGAACAGCCTTATCATCGCTAACCAACGGCTCAATATTATGATCGGCCAGCCGGACAGCATCGATAACCACCTGGCGATGGACACCCTCGCCATGGCGGCGGTACCGGATAAAGACTATAACGGCTACCTCGCGGAAGCCTATGAACACGCGTTTGCGTTTAAGATTTCAGAAAAGGAGACAGCCCTGAGTGAGCTAAGGCTCAAAGCAGTAAAGTCCAATATTCTGCCTAAAGTAGGATTGTTCGCCGAGTACTCCTACGCCTATCCGCAGATCCTGTTTTATCCCTATGCCATCAGCCTGTACGGTCTCGGTCAGGTGGGCGTGAAAGCCGGATTGCCCATATCGGCGCTGTATCAGAACAAACACAAAAAGGAAGCGGCAAAGATTGACCTGGAACGACAGGAGATAGAACACGCCGATACGAAAGATAAAGTCAGGGAAGAAGTACGGGCCGGCTACCTTCGTTACACCGAAGCATTGGAACGTATCCGCGTGGCGCAGGAGAATATCCTCCAGGCACAGGAGAACTTCCGGATTGTCAATAATACCTATTTCAACCAGCTGTCGCTGCTGACAGACCTGCTGGACGCCGAGACACAGCTGCTGCAGTCCCGCTTCGATCTCACCAGCGCGGAAGTGACCGCACAACTACAATACTATCAATTATTGAAAGCAACAGGCAACCTTTAA
- a CDS encoding AraC family transcriptional regulator, giving the protein MEEFKPALILEQVDRIPESAYIWHWKTEHHFPFHKHNKGQLTYVEGGVAFLYTRDKTYFLPARHYMWVPAGVEHYFAHRYPANYVRTIYFFRDEDDEQEPFYRKTGIYPVNNLLLEMILYTTKWDKDVLPGSNGYRFVKAIKKILPDISTSPLPINLPTTDNKRLQPVLRHINENLAEPLTLESISTEFNISERTLTRLFRATMDISFFQYLKLARMIRAMGYLLETEKTISEIAWDTGYNSVSAFSNTFFKLVGKRPSDFQLRETGKG; this is encoded by the coding sequence ATGGAAGAATTTAAACCAGCACTTATTCTCGAGCAAGTGGACAGGATACCGGAGTCCGCCTACATATGGCACTGGAAAACGGAGCATCACTTTCCCTTCCATAAGCACAACAAGGGGCAGCTCACCTATGTAGAGGGAGGCGTCGCTTTTTTATATACGCGGGATAAGACCTATTTCCTGCCGGCGCGGCATTACATGTGGGTACCCGCGGGAGTGGAACATTACTTTGCGCACCGGTACCCTGCCAACTACGTCCGTACCATCTATTTCTTCCGGGATGAGGATGATGAACAGGAGCCTTTCTACCGGAAGACAGGCATATACCCGGTCAATAACCTGTTGCTGGAAATGATCCTGTACACGACCAAATGGGACAAGGACGTATTGCCCGGCTCCAACGGTTACCGTTTTGTAAAGGCCATAAAAAAAATACTGCCGGACATCAGTACATCGCCGCTGCCGATTAACCTGCCGACAACCGACAATAAGCGGCTGCAGCCCGTGCTGCGTCATATCAACGAGAACCTGGCCGAGCCACTGACGCTGGAAAGCATCAGTACGGAGTTCAATATCAGCGAGCGTACGTTAACCCGTTTGTTCCGCGCTACCATGGACATATCGTTCTTTCAATACCTGAAACTGGCCCGTATGATCCGGGCCATGGGTTACCTGTTGGAGACAGAGAAAACCATCAGTGAGATCGCCTGGGACACCGGTTACAACAGCGTGTCTGCCTTCAGCAACACTTTCTTCAAACTGGTGGGTAAGCGCCCTTCCGACTTCCAGTTGCGGGAAACAGGAAAGGGATGA